In Massilia violaceinigra, one DNA window encodes the following:
- a CDS encoding sensor histidine kinase, translating to MRTQGYLAFVVGICLTMWTCVAVVEAQQARISAIFQRDADKVASDTNVRLQTYFDMLLSIKGAFAVNDKVDREQFARFVRELNLTTRYPGFQAIQFVRYVPAADLARFTESVHSDTRFSPVGYPAFIVHPKVTRAEHFIIEYTEPLKGNENAFGLDLAALPPHRAAVESGRDSGEIVATERITLVQDDTGQPGFVARAPVYRQNMPLTTVAERRAALVGLVAIVFRVKNLMHEVIDPSLLNQMAFRIHDAGNVSDGANAPYAASNVMFDTSGMGAAPLPGFQTEARLSVAQRQWVIRSQALSGSRYSRDVRPVMVIAAGGLVISTLIAALMIASRRSRTLAQQLRVTLDEQRAFQDSASVGIALFSHGVIMRCNRGMEEMMGYAPGELAGQQTQVLSRPAAAGAADPFAVDPQTRRWQGELKLLRKDGSTIWCLINGKALDASDLTKGGVWVIQNISDRKHTEAALVDAKDGLEHSLAELEQQKANVETAHRDLSTVLATLKQAQTNLITSEKMASLGSLVAGIAHELNTPIGNSLLTATALADMVADFERKYAGGGIKRSALEAHMADTRLACDIMASSLRRAGDLITSFKQVAVDQTSDQRRRFDLCDLVRDTLATYAAQLRRANCETRMDGPATLLLDSYPGSVGQVLSNLINNALLHAFEGRPSALITITAREIEDDQLLLIFSDDGVGMPPKILHQVFDPFFTTKMGQGGSGLGMNIVYNIVTGMLGGSIEIESSPEHGTSVTVRIPRKAPNRESEAADVNLLLM from the coding sequence ATGCGGACTCAAGGATACCTGGCCTTCGTAGTCGGTATTTGTCTGACCATGTGGACTTGCGTTGCCGTGGTCGAGGCGCAGCAGGCGCGCATCTCGGCCATCTTCCAGCGCGATGCCGACAAGGTCGCCAGCGACACCAACGTGCGCCTGCAAACCTATTTCGACATGCTGCTCAGTATCAAGGGCGCCTTTGCCGTCAACGATAAGGTCGACCGCGAGCAGTTCGCCCGCTTCGTGCGCGAACTGAACCTGACCACGCGCTATCCGGGCTTCCAGGCGATTCAGTTCGTGCGCTACGTGCCGGCCGCCGACCTGGCCCGTTTCACCGAGTCTGTGCACAGCGATACGCGCTTTTCTCCGGTCGGCTATCCGGCGTTCATTGTGCATCCGAAGGTGACGCGCGCCGAACATTTCATCATCGAATACACCGAGCCGCTCAAGGGCAACGAGAACGCCTTCGGCCTCGATCTGGCCGCGCTGCCGCCGCATCGGGCGGCAGTCGAATCCGGGCGCGACAGCGGCGAGATCGTCGCCACCGAGCGCATTACCCTGGTCCAGGACGACACCGGCCAGCCCGGCTTCGTGGCGCGCGCGCCAGTGTACCGCCAGAACATGCCCCTGACGACCGTGGCCGAACGGCGCGCCGCGCTGGTGGGCCTGGTGGCGATCGTGTTCCGTGTGAAGAACCTGATGCACGAGGTGATCGATCCGTCGCTCCTGAACCAGATGGCGTTTCGCATCCACGACGCCGGCAATGTGTCGGACGGCGCCAACGCCCCCTACGCCGCCTCGAACGTGATGTTCGATACCAGCGGCATGGGTGCGGCGCCGCTGCCGGGTTTTCAGACCGAGGCGCGCCTGAGCGTGGCGCAGCGCCAGTGGGTGATTCGCTCCCAGGCGCTGAGCGGCAGCCGTTACAGCCGCGATGTGCGGCCGGTGATGGTCATCGCCGCCGGCGGGCTGGTGATCAGCACCTTGATCGCGGCGCTGATGATCGCGTCGCGCCGCAGCCGCACCCTGGCGCAGCAGCTGCGCGTGACGCTCGACGAGCAGCGCGCCTTCCAGGACAGTGCCAGCGTCGGCATCGCGCTGTTTTCGCACGGCGTGATCATGCGCTGCAACCGCGGCATGGAGGAGATGATGGGCTACGCGCCCGGCGAACTGGCGGGCCAGCAGACGCAGGTGCTGTCGCGTCCCGCGGCGGCCGGCGCGGCCGATCCGTTCGCGGTCGATCCGCAGACGCGGCGCTGGCAGGGCGAACTGAAACTGCTGCGCAAGGATGGCAGCACGATCTGGTGCCTGATCAACGGCAAGGCGCTCGACGCATCGGACCTGACCAAGGGCGGCGTGTGGGTGATCCAGAATATCAGCGACCGCAAACACACCGAGGCGGCCCTGGTCGACGCCAAGGATGGCCTGGAACACAGCCTGGCCGAACTCGAACAGCAGAAGGCCAACGTCGAAACCGCGCACCGCGACCTGTCGACGGTGCTGGCCACGCTCAAGCAGGCCCAGACCAATCTGATCACGTCGGAGAAAATGGCGTCGCTCGGCTCGCTCGTGGCGGGCATCGCGCACGAACTCAATACGCCGATCGGCAACAGCCTGCTGACCGCCACCGCGCTGGCCGACATGGTGGCCGACTTCGAGCGCAAGTACGCGGGCGGCGGCATCAAGCGCTCGGCGCTGGAAGCGCACATGGCCGATACGCGCCTGGCGTGCGACATCATGGCCAGTTCGCTGCGCCGCGCGGGCGACCTGATTACCTCGTTCAAGCAGGTGGCGGTGGACCAGACCAGCGACCAGCGGCGCCGCTTCGACCTGTGCGATCTGGTGCGCGATACGCTGGCGACGTACGCGGCGCAGCTGCGCCGCGCCAACTGCGAAACGCGCATGGACGGCCCGGCCACCCTGCTGCTTGATTCCTATCCGGGCAGCGTGGGGCAGGTGCTGTCGAACCTGATCAACAACGCGCTGCTGCACGCGTTCGAGGGGCGCCCGAGCGCGCTCATCACGATCACCGCGCGCGAGATCGAGGACGACCAGCTGCTGCTCATTTTCAGCGACGATGGCGTGGGCATGCCGCCCAAGATTCTGCACCAGGTGTTCGATCCGTTTTTCACGACCAAGATGGGGCAGGGCGGCTCGGGCCTGGGGATGAACATCGTGTACAACATCGTTACCGGCATGCTGGGCGGGAGCATCGAGATCGAATCGTCGCCCGAGCATGGCACCAGCGTGACGGTCCGCATTCCACGCAAGGCGCCCAACCGCGAGAGCGAGGCGGCCGACGTCAACCTGCTGCTGATGTAA